The following coding sequences are from one Mytilus trossulus isolate FHL-02 chromosome 8, PNRI_Mtr1.1.1.hap1, whole genome shotgun sequence window:
- the LOC134681625 gene encoding uncharacterized protein LOC134681625: MKDKTPEKNIEINLTSENVQSCQVLLIEEKENEVIQNNTASPYYSEMYRKRFGRPPSLISSESPSKRIHLQEINGNQSTFFNTGITQYFDSEQMYPVELFSKNSLDDITSYIYYNEGDIVDYRTNPAMNKGTAVFTSGFWRRGLVIKIDKCPRRGTLYTVKDDITDFCFQINRHQIRIAQ; encoded by the exons ATGAAAGATAAAACACCTGAAAAGAATATA GAAATAAATTTGACAAGTGAAAACGTGCAGAGCTGCCAAGTATTATTGatagaagaaaaagaaaacgag GTGATACAAAATAACACAGCTTCTCCTTACTATAGTGAAATGTATAGAAAAAGATTTGGAAGACCCCCATCTTTAATAAGCTCAGAAAGTCCAAGCAAAAGAATTCATTTACAG gaAATCAACGGAAACCAGTCCACATTTTTCAACACTGGTATCACTCAGTACTTTGATAGTGAACAAATGTATCCTGTAGAATTGTTCAGTAAAAACTCTCTAGACGATATAACGAGCTACATTTACTACAATGAAGGTGATATCGTTGATTATAGAACAAATCCTGCTATGAACAAAGGGACTGCGGTTTTTACTAGCGGTTTTTGGAGAAGAGGCTTAGTGATCAAAATAGACAAATGTCCTAGACGAGGCACGCTTTACACTGTAAAAGATGATATTACAGACTTCTGTTTTCAGATAAATAGACACCAAATAAGAATCGcacaataa